In one Nicotiana tomentosiformis chromosome 6, ASM39032v3, whole genome shotgun sequence genomic region, the following are encoded:
- the LOC104107506 gene encoding probable cyclic nucleotide-gated ion channel 5 has product MEAFRHSGHATNSPSRSFKRGMRKGSEGLKSIGRSLGFGVSKAVFPEDLKVSENKIFDPQDKFLLLWNKLFVVSCILAVSVDPLFFYLPVFNNTANCLQIDRKLAVIATTLRTVVDAFYLIHMALQFRTAYIAPSSRVFGRGELVIDSGQIAKRYLRFYFIIDLLSVLPLPQIVVGRFLQRSAGSDVLATKQALLYIILLQYIPRFGRVIPLTSELKRTTGVFAETAWAGAASYLLLYMLASHIVGSFWYLLSVERYDTCWQEACKHNGTCNTDFLYCGNQGMKGYNAWSIISDSVLNEACPVDSDDNQPFDFGIFKQALSSGIVFSMKFVTKYCYCLWWGLQNLSTLGQGLQTSTFPGESLFSIALAILGLILFALLIGNMQTYLQSLTIRLEEMRVKRRDSEQWMHHRLLPQDLRERVRGYDQYKWQETRGVDEENIVQNLPKDLRRDIKRHLCLALVKRVPLFANMEERLLDAICERLKPCLYIENTYLVREGDPVDEMLFVIRGRLESVTTDGGRSGFFNRSLLKESDFCGEELLTWALDPKSGSNLPSSTRTVKALTEVEAFALIADELKFVASQFRKLHSRQVQHTFRFYSQHWRTWAACFIQAAWRRFTKRKLMELQRKEDEEAEALAGASSTLGGSPYSIRATFLASRFAANALRGVHRNRNLKTARELMKLQKPPEPDFSEDTE; this is encoded by the exons ATGGAAGCTTTTAGACATTCTGGCCATGCAACTAATAGCCCGTCAAGGTCTTTTAAGAGAGGAATGAGAAAAGGATCGGAAGGACTCAAGTCTATTGGTCGATCACTCGGTTTTGGTGTCTCTAAGGCAGTATTTCCTGAAGATCTGAAAGTTTCAGAGAATAAGATTTTTGATCCTCAAGATAAATTCCTTCTCTTGTGGAATAAGCTCTTTGTTGTATCATGCATTCTGGCGGTATCTGTGGATCCACTGTTCTTCTACCTTCCAGTTTTTAATAACACGGCGAATTGCCTTCAGATTGATCGAAAGCTAGCTGTCATAGCCACTACACTACGTACCGTTGTTGATGCTTTCTATCTTATTCACATGGCACTTCAGTTTCGTACAGCTTATATTGCGCCATCATCTCGCGTTTTTGGACGGGGTGAACTTGTGATAGATTCTGGACAAATTGCTAAAAGATACTTGCGGTTCTATTTCATTATCGATCTTCTCTCTGTGCTTCCCTTGCCTCAG ATTGTAGTTGGGAGATTCCTGCAGAGATCAGCAGGTTCTGATGTACTCGCTACCAAACAAGCTTTGCTCTATATCATTTTGCTTCAGTATATCCCCAGATTTGGTCGAGTTATACCCTTAACTTCAGAGTTGAAAAGAACTACCGGTGTCTTTGCTGAAACTGCATGGGCTGGCGCTGCATCCTATTTGCTGTTGTACATGCTTGCTAGTCAC ATAGTTGGTTCCTTTTGGTATTTGCTTTCTGTGGAACGCTATGATACATGCTGGCAAGAAGCTTGTAAACATAATGGAACATGCAACACTGATTTCTTGTACTGTGGCAATCAAGGAATGAAAGGATATAATGCTTGGAGCATTATCAGTGATTCGGTTTTAAATGAAGCATGCCCTGTAGATAGTGACGACAATCAACCATTTGACTTTGGAATTTTTAAGCAGGCTTTGTCATCTGGCATAGTTTTCTCGATGAAGTTCGTGACTAAATATTGCTACTGTTTGTGGTGGGGACTCCAGAATTTAAG TACCCTTGGACAGGGACTTCAAACTAGCACATTTCCCGGGGAGTCTCTTTTCTCTATTGCACTTGCAATACTCGGGCTCATTCTCTTTGCACTGTTGATTGGTAACATGCAG ACATACCTTCAGTCACTTACTATTCGACTTGAGGAGATGAGAGTTAAAAGGCGCGACTCAGAACAGTGGATGCATCACCGATTGCTTCCACAAGATCTCCGAGAACGGGTTAGGGGCTATGATCAGTACAAATGGCAAGAAACACGCGGAGTGGATGAAGAGAATATAGTTCAGAATTTGCCCAAGGATCTCAGGAGGGATATTAAGCGTCATCTTTGTCTGGCTCTAGTGAAGAGG GTTCCTCTATTTGCAAATATGGAGGAGAGATTGCTCGATGCAATTTGTGAGCGTCTAAAACCCTGTTTGTACATCGAGAATACTTACCTTGTTCGAGAAGGAGATCCAGTAGACGAAATGCTCTTTGTCATACGTGGTCGCCTTGAGAGTGTGACAACTGATGGTGGGCGAAGCGGTTTCTTCAACCGAAGTTTATTGAAAGAATCCGACTTTTGTGGAGAGGAACTTCTAACTTGGGCTCTAGACCCAAAATCAGGTTCTAACCTCCCATCTTCTACTCGTACAGTGAAAGCTCTAACAGAAGTAGAGGCTTTTGCTCTTATAGCAGACGAATTGAAATTCGTCGCCAGTCAGTTCAGAAAGCTTCACAGTAGACAGGTTCAGCACACGTTCCGGTTCTACTCACAACATTGGAGGACTTGGGCTGCTTGCTTTATCCAAGCAGCGTGGAGGCGTTTCACGAAAAGGAAACTTATGGAACTTCAAAGAAAAGAAGACGAAGAAGCAGAAGCTTTGGCCGGGGCCAGTAGCACTCTGGGTGGATCGCCTTATAGTATTCGTGCAACATTCTTGGCATCAAGATTTGCAGCTAATGCTCTCCGAGGGGTTCACAGGAATCGAAATCTTAAGACTGCTAGGGAACTAATGAAGCTGCAAAAACCTCCAGAGCCTGATTTCAGTGAAGATACTGAGTGA
- the LOC104107504 gene encoding early nodulin-like protein 14, whose amino-acid sequence MVSIKSNTLVSFLAFLVIFVFISFCEAKEFVVDGKANSWKIPSSPDEFNKWAEKTRFQIGDYLVLKYDPNSDSVLQVNEEDYKNCNKANPLKSYQDGETKILLNKSSPFFFISGANGHCEKGQKLEVKVLSPQHSSKAHSPVLAQTPATHTPVEILPPAPTPASGSSGMKFGIIEGFIVMLGSFIVLA is encoded by the exons atggtTTCCATTAAAAGTAATACTCTTGTTTCCTTTTTGGCTTTTCTTGTGATTTTTGTTTTTATCAGTTTTTGTGAAGCAAAAGAGTTTGTTGTGGATGGCAAAGCAAATTCTTGGAAAATCCCTTCTTCACCTGATGAATTTAATAAATGGGCTGAGAAAACTCGTTTTCAGATCGGTGATTATCTTG TTTTGAAGTATGATCCAAATTCAGACTCAGTACTACAAGTGAATGAAGAAGACTACAAAAATTGCAACAAAGCAAATCCCCTTAAATCATATCAAGATGGAGAAACCAAGATTTTGCTTAATAAATCAAGTCCATTTTTCTTCATTAGTGGAGCTAATGGCCATTGTGAAAAGGGACAAAAACTTGAGGTCAAAGTCTTGTCTCCTCAACATAGTTCTAAGGCTCATTCTCCGGTCCTCGCTCAGACTCCAGCTACTCACACTCCAGTCGAAATTTTACCTCCGGCACCGACTCCGGCTAGTGGAAGTTCCGGCATGAAATTTGGGATTATTGAAGGTTTCATTGTTATGCTAGGAAGTTTTATTGTTCTTGCTTAG